In the Vitis vinifera cultivar Pinot Noir 40024 chromosome 2, ASM3070453v1 genome, one interval contains:
- the LOC132254753 gene encoding secreted RxLR effector protein 161-like has protein sequence MQKIPYASAVGSLMYVQVCTRPDIAYIVGMLGRYLSNPGMDHWRAAKRVMRYLQRTKEYMLTYRRLDQLELIGYSDSDFAGCQDSRRSTSGYIYLLAGGAISWRSAKQTLVTSSTMEAEFVACYEASNQGIWLRNFVTGLLVLDEKVQSGQISIEHIGTNSMIADPLTKGLPPKVFHEHTAHMGVVSFEDIQI, from the exons ATGCAGAAGATTCCTTACGCTTCGGCTGTGGGGAGTCTAATGTATGTTCAGGTATGTACAcgtccggatattgcgtacattgttggcATGTTAGGCAGATATCTAAGTAACCCTGGAATGGATCATTGGAGAGCAGCCAAGAGGGTTATGAGATATTTACAGAGAACAAAAGAGTACATGCTTACATATAGGAGATTGGATCAGTTAGAGTTGATTGGGTATTCCGACTCCGACTTTGCTGGATGCCAAGACAGCAGAAGATCCACATCAGGCTATATTTATCTGTTGGCTGGTGGAGCAATTTCATGGAGGTCTGCCAAACAGACACTCGTAACTTCATCCACCATGGAAGCAGAGTTTGTAGCATGTTATGAGGCATCCAATCAAGGAATATGGCTACGAAATTTTGTCACTGGGCTGCTTGTTCTGGATG aaaaagtacagaGTGGACAGATATCCATAGAGCATATTGGAACAAACTCCATGATAGCGGATCCGCTTACAAAGGGATTACCACCCAAGGTCTTTCATGAGCACACTGCTCATATGGGTGTTGTCTCATTTGAGGATATCCAAatttag